The DNA segment AATCGCTTCATTTATGTAGTTGCATTTGAATGCAAATTCAAGCCAGACTTGAGTTTCAGAATTTTCAGCGTCAGAATCCGTTAATTTACTATGGAAATTTTTCGGATAAACTCTTTTTCTATAGGCTTCTGCAATATTAGCTGGAACACTTCTTGAAGAACGTCTAATTTGGTCAGTCAAAGAATACATTTCTTCCTTGGGAAATGATTTTGTCATTTCGAAAATCCTCATTGCCAATGAAAATGATTTCTGATAAGCTAATAAATCTTGGAATCTCATAAACTTGTTTTTTGGTTAATTTTTTCACTGAATACTGCCCTTCTATACTTCGCTCACTGAACACTGATCACTGAAGACCGAACACTATTTCTTAAGTAAATAACGAATCACTGTTTCGGCGGCATACAAGCCAAACAATCCCGGCATATAGCTGTTGGTTCCATAAAAAGATTTCTTGAAATTGGAACCATCGGTCATTTTTAAACTGGCTCCATCCTGAATTTCAGACGAAAAAACGACTTTCAATTTATTGATTTTTACCGCTTTCAATCGGCGGCGAATCGTTTTGGCCAAATAGCAATTTATCGTATTGCTGATATCGGCCACCTTCACTTTGGAAGCCTGCATCTTCCCTCCTGCCCCCATCGAGGAAATAATTTTCACCCTTTTGCGCTTGGCGGCAAAGATTAAATTCAATTTTGGCGTAATGCTGTCAATGCAATCCAAAACATAATCAAATTCATCCGAAACCAATTCGAATGCTCTTTCCGGCGACAAAAACTCACGGATTCTAGTCAACTTCAATTCAGGATTGATGTCCATTAATCGGTCGCCAACGATGGTTACTTTGGGTTCTCCAATGGTGGAATGCAAGGCGGGCAACTGTCGGTTGATGTTGGTTATATCCACGATATCGCCGTCCACTATGGTCATTTTTCCCACTCCGGCTCGTGCCAAAAATTCGGCGGCAAAGGAACCCACGCCTCCCAATCCCACCACCAAAATATTGGCGTTTCTTAATTTATCCAATCCTTCTGCCTTAAATAAGAGCTCTGCTCTCTCAGTCCATTCTGCCATAATTTTTTACTTTACTATATTCCCTTTTTTATCAATATAATACCAATTATTACTTTCCCAAGTATAATGTTCTCCATCATACACTTTTTTACAATTGACACTAACTTTTGCTTTTCCATCTTTAAATGGGTAAGCACAATCAAATTTTGGTTCAATCAATACTTTGGAACTTATAGAATCAATGTAACCAATTTTTCCGTTTTTTTCAATTCTATATATTCCTTCACTGGTGTAATCTGGCCCATTATCAAAACAAAAAATATCATAAATATGTTTTCCATTTCTATCAATTAAAACAGGACTACGACCTACAATTCCATAATCAGTAATTGTATCTGTATAAGCAATTAAATAATCTCCTAGTACTTTATTCCCGTTTTCATCAAAATAGGCATACATTGAAGTTTTGTCATCCCTTTTAAAAATCAATTTCCCAACTTTATTTGGTTCCTTCTCAATATTTTTTTTACAAGAAAAACTTATTACCAAAAGAGCAAAAAGAAACAGTACATTAAATTTGATTGTCTTCATAATAAGTTTTTTTAATTGAAACCAAGATTTACAATGAATTATTTACGAAAACTTTATTATAATTTTTATTCACTATTTCCTGTAATTCATTTAATTCCATTCCTTTATATTTCGCTGCCAAGGCATATACTTCTTGGATTCCTTCCTCGACTATGTCGGTTTCCAACAAGAATCTATCGTTTGGAATACTTTGAAAAACCGGTTCCAATTCCGGGTTTCGCAATAAATTTTTTCCAAACGAAACATAAAATCCATTGTCGATTAACTGCTTGGCGAGTTCCACTTTTTTGGAGAATCCGTGGACAATCATGGGAACGGTAATTTTCAATCTTTTCTTTATTTCAATCAATTCCTGAAAAGCGGCAACACAATGAATCACGACCGGTTTTTGGTGTTTTTCGGCCAATGCCAATTGTTTTTCGAAAACGGATTGTTGCACCTCAAACGGCGTTTCAGAACGTTTGTCCAAACCAGATTCGCCGAGAGCCAAACATTCCGGCAAGGCCAATTTCTCGTCCACCACTTGAAAATCCTTTTCCAATCGGTTTTCGTTTATGTACAACGGATGAATCCCGATGGAATAAAACGGAATCGCGGCATCAAATTCCTGTGGATATTGATTGACCAATTCCAATACATCTGGTTGATTCGTGAATTGGTGGGTATGTAAATTGAAGTATTGCATTGGGCAAAAATAGTTTAAAAGTTATAAAGCCACAAAGTTAATATTCTGGAAAGATTGCTCCATTTTAACATGGAATTCACTTTTAAAAAAGTTCACCACGAATTTTGACAACAAAAGCACCAAAGCTTCGGCAGAATCTTTCAATGCCAAAATAAAAGCATTCAGAGCGCAATTCAGGGGAGTCAGAAATGTTGAGTTTTTCCTTTTTAGACTAACCAATATTTACGCATATATCGCTCCACAGGTTTTAGAATTGACCCGATTGATCCCGGATTGATCTAAAAATACACGAATTAATAACAACTAGAAACAAAA comes from the Flavobacterium limnophilum genome and includes:
- a CDS encoding WG repeat-containing protein, which gives rise to MKTIKFNVLFLFALLVISFSCKKNIEKEPNKVGKLIFKRDDKTSMYAYFDENGNKVLGDYLIAYTDTITDYGIVGRSPVLIDRNGKHIYDIFCFDNGPDYTSEGIYRIEKNGKIGYIDSISSKVLIEPKFDCAYPFKDGKAKVSVNCKKVYDGEHYTWESNNWYYIDKKGNIVK
- a CDS encoding TatD family hydrolase, with amino-acid sequence MQYFNLHTHQFTNQPDVLELVNQYPQEFDAAIPFYSIGIHPLYINENRLEKDFQVVDEKLALPECLALGESGLDKRSETPFEVQQSVFEKQLALAEKHQKPVVIHCVAAFQELIEIKKRLKITVPMIVHGFSKKVELAKQLIDNGFYVSFGKNLLRNPELEPVFQSIPNDRFLLETDIVEEGIQEVYALAAKYKGMELNELQEIVNKNYNKVFVNNSL
- a CDS encoding tRNA threonylcarbamoyladenosine dehydratase, with product MAEWTERAELLFKAEGLDKLRNANILVVGLGGVGSFAAEFLARAGVGKMTIVDGDIVDITNINRQLPALHSTIGEPKVTIVGDRLMDINPELKLTRIREFLSPERAFELVSDEFDYVLDCIDSITPKLNLIFAAKRKRVKIISSMGAGGKMQASKVKVADISNTINCYLAKTIRRRLKAVKINKLKVVFSSEIQDGASLKMTDGSNFKKSFYGTNSYMPGLFGLYAAETVIRYLLKK
- a CDS encoding transposase, with the translated sequence MLTWNSLLKKFTTNFDNKSTKASAESFNAKIKAFRAQFRGVRNVEFFLFRLTNIYAYIAPQVLELTRLIPD
- a CDS encoding four helix bundle protein, which encodes MRFQDLLAYQKSFSLAMRIFEMTKSFPKEEMYSLTDQIRRSSRSVPANIAEAYRKRVYPKNFHSKLTDSDAENSETQVWLEFAFKCNYINEAIYNELLNESNEVGKLINYMILNPQKFGVTI